A window of Nicotiana tabacum cultivar K326 chromosome 24, ASM71507v2, whole genome shotgun sequence contains these coding sequences:
- the LOC107759045 gene encoding rhodanese-like domain-containing protein 10 isoform X1, with amino-acid sequence MALIQLQSSILKYNKQLQIPSFSTASQRSTILRINAVSVNGQQLIQSGKVRPILPKEAGTAIETEGYILLDIRPEWERAKASVSGSVHVPLFLKDMDNSPITLLKKWVHFGYIGAWTGQNFTMINDDFVKQVEQQIPDKDNAKVLVACGEGLRSLMAISKLHKGEYRNLAWLVGGFTRASDSDFPAVEGPEKLQYATIGGVSYYLLQLLVLLKVVGKES; translated from the exons ATGGCATTAATTCAACTACAATCCTCCATTTTAAAGTACAACAAACAGCTCCAAATTCCATCTTTTTCTACTGCCTCTCAACGCTCAACAATTCTGAGAATTAATGCAGTTTCCGTCAACGGACAACAACTAATACAGTCAGGTAAAGTACGTCCTATATTACCAAAAGAAGCAGGTACAGCCATTGAAACTGAAGGTTATATTTTACTTGACATTAGACCAGAATGGGAAAGAGCTAAAGCAAGTGTTTCGGGTTCGGTACACGTGCCACTTTTTTTAAAGGACATGGATAATAGCCCCATTACTCTGTTGAAGAAATGGGTTCATTTTGGTTATATTGGGGCTTGGACTGGCCAGAATTTTACAATGATTAACGATGATTTTGTTAAGCAAGTTGAACAGCAAATTCCTGATAAGGATAATGCTAAGGTCCTTGTGGCTTGTGGAGAAGGACTCAG GTCTTTGATGGCTATTTCAAAGTTACATAAGGGAGAATACAGGAATTTGGCATGGTTAGTTGGTGGATTTACTCGTGCTTCTGATAGCGATTTTCCAGCAGTAGAAGGCCCTGAAAAGTTACAATATGCTACCATAGGAGGTGTGTCATATTACTTACTTCAATTGCTTGTATTGCTTAAAGTTGTGGGGAAGGAAAGTTGA
- the LOC107759045 gene encoding rhodanese-like domain-containing protein 10 isoform X2, producing the protein MALIQLQSSILKYNKQLQIPSFSTASQRSTILRINAVSVNGQQLIQSEWERAKASVSGSVHVPLFLKDMDNSPITLLKKWVHFGYIGAWTGQNFTMINDDFVKQVEQQIPDKDNAKVLVACGEGLRSLMAISKLHKGEYRNLAWLVGGFTRASDSDFPAVEGPEKLQYATIGGVSYYLLQLLVLLKVVGKES; encoded by the exons ATGGCATTAATTCAACTACAATCCTCCATTTTAAAGTACAACAAACAGCTCCAAATTCCATCTTTTTCTACTGCCTCTCAACGCTCAACAATTCTGAGAATTAATGCAGTTTCCGTCAACGGACAACAACTAATACAGTCAG AATGGGAAAGAGCTAAAGCAAGTGTTTCGGGTTCGGTACACGTGCCACTTTTTTTAAAGGACATGGATAATAGCCCCATTACTCTGTTGAAGAAATGGGTTCATTTTGGTTATATTGGGGCTTGGACTGGCCAGAATTTTACAATGATTAACGATGATTTTGTTAAGCAAGTTGAACAGCAAATTCCTGATAAGGATAATGCTAAGGTCCTTGTGGCTTGTGGAGAAGGACTCAG GTCTTTGATGGCTATTTCAAAGTTACATAAGGGAGAATACAGGAATTTGGCATGGTTAGTTGGTGGATTTACTCGTGCTTCTGATAGCGATTTTCCAGCAGTAGAAGGCCCTGAAAAGTTACAATATGCTACCATAGGAGGTGTGTCATATTACTTACTTCAATTGCTTGTATTGCTTAAAGTTGTGGGGAAGGAAAGTTGA
- the LOC107759044 gene encoding phosphoinositide phospholipase C 2 — protein sequence MSKQTYRICCFQRKFKMKEAEPPNEIKDLFDRYSENGIMTAEHLYQFLKDVQSEDKVTKEEAEFILESALKLVHEHLNIVFHRKGLNLDGFFRYLFSDANASLSPHKKVHHDMTAPLSHYFIYTSHNTYLTGNQLNSDCSDVPIIKALQRGVRVIELDMWPNSSKDNVDILHGGTLTPPVELIQCLKSIKEHAFVASEYPVILTLEDHLTPNLQAKVAEMVTQIFGDMLFTCGAECLSEFPSPESLKGRVIISTKPPKEYLETKKPDEKDNGSQKGKKSLEEKAWGAEISDLTQKLIALYENKENGECQDEEADSHHENPNIQQNTAPEYKHLIAIQGAKSKGPTSEWLTIDPIKVKRISLNEEKLTNVALKHGKELIRFTQRNLLRVYPKGIRVDSSNYNPLIGWMHGAQMVAFNMQGNGRPLWLMQGMFRANGGCGYVKKPELLLKDGPNNEVHDPKRLLSVKTTLKVKIYMGRGWHLDFKRTHFDIYSPPDFYVKIGIAGVPADSRVKKTRPIEDNWVPTWNDEFEFSLTVPEIALLRVEVHEYDMSEIDDFGGQTCIPVSELRTGIRAVPLYNEKGEKYPSVKLLMRFEFVK from the exons ATGTCTAAACAAACATACAGAATATGCTGTTTTCAGAGGAAGTTCAAGATGAAAGAAGCTGAGCCACCTAATGAGATCAAGGATTTGTTTGACAGATACTCAGAAAATGGTATTATGACTGCAGAACATTTATACCAATTCTTGAAAGATGTGCAGAGTGAAGATAAAGTTACAAAAGAAGAAGCTGAATTTATATTAGAATCTGCACTTAAACTTGTTCATGAGCATCTTAATATTGTTTTTCATAGAAAAGGTCTCAATCTTGATGGCTTTTTTCGGTATCTCTTCAGTGATGCTAATGCTTCTCTCTCCCCACACAAAAAG GTGCACCATGACATGACTGCTCCTTTGTCTCACTATTTCATTTACACCAGTCACAATACCTATCTCACCGGAAATCAACTCAATAGTGACTGCAGCGATGTGCCTATAATAAAGGCGTTGCAGCGAGGTGTCCGAGTTATTGAATTAGACATGTGGCCGAATTCCTCGAAAGACAATGTGGATATCCTTCATGGAGG GACACTAACACCTCCAGTGGAACTTATCCAATGTTTGAAATCAATAAAGGAACATGCTTTTGTGGCATCTGAATATCCTGTAATTTTAACTCTAGAAGACCACCTCACTCCTAATCTTCAGGCAAAAGTAGCTGAG ATGGTCACTCAAATATTTGGAGATATGCTGTTCACCTGTGGGGCAGAATGCTTGTCAGAATTCCCTTCTCCAGAATCGTTGAAGGGGCGGGTTATCATCTCAACTAAACCACCAAAAGAATATCTTGAAACTAAGAAACCAGATGAGAAAGATAATGGTTCTCAGAAGGGGAAGAAATCATTAGAGGAGAAAGCATGGGGAGCTGAAATTTCCGATCTTACACAAAAACTGATAGCTTTATATGAG AACAAAGAAAATGGAGAATGTCAAGACGAGGAAGCTGATTCTCATCATGAGAACCCCAATATACAGCAGAATACAGCTCCTGAGTATAAACACTTGATTGCCATTCAAGGAGCAAAATCAAAAGGTCCAACAAGTGAATGGCTAACCATAGATCCTATTAAGGTGAAACGCATTAGCTTGAATGAAGAAAAGCTCACAAATGTTGCCCTCAAACATGGGAAAGAGTTAATCAG GTTTACTCAGAGAAACTTGCTAAGAGTATATCCAAAAGGTATACGAGTCGACTCTTCCAATTACAATCCACTAATAGGATGGATGCATGGAGCTCAGATGGTTGCATTTAACATGCAG GGAAATGGGAGGCCTTTGTGGTTAATGCAAGGGATGTTCCGAGCAAATGGTGGCTGTGGTTATGTCAAAAAACCAGAACTTCTCTTAAAAGACGGTCCAAATAATGAGGTCCATGATCCTAAACGgctcttatcagtgaaaaccacCCTGAAG GTGAAGATATACATGGGAAGAGGTTGGCATTTGGACTTTAAACGTACACACTTTGATATATATTCTCCACCAGACTTCTATGTCAAG ATTGGTATTGCTGGAGTCCCTGCAGATTCAAGAGTTAAGAAAACCAGGCCAATAGAGGATAACTGGGTACCAACATGGAATGATGAATTTGAGTTCTCATTGACAGTTCCAGAGATTGCATTGCTTCGTGTAGAAGTCCATGAGTATGATATGTCAGAGATCGATGATTTTGGTGGACAAACTTGCATTCCTGTTTCAGAGCTCAGAACAGGAATACGAGCAGTACCTCTTTACAATGAAAAGGGAGAGAAATATCCTTCTGTTAAACTACTTATGCGCTTCGAATTTGTAAAATAA
- the LOC142178261 gene encoding uncharacterized protein LOC142178261 — MKNSKELWNTLEKKYKTEDIGLKKFVAVKFLDFKMVDSKCVITQIQQLQVIVHDLLAEGMIKNEEFQVATFIEKLPPMWKEFKNYLKHKRKEVKLEDLIVHLRIEEDNKAAETKSRGNSTIMGANIIEEASTSKKRKKSSGPKNYLSKKKFKGNCHNCGKVGHKAADCRVPKKDKKKSQANMIEKNDEIDVLCTMLSECNLVRNPRE, encoded by the exons atgaaaaattcaaaagaattgtggaacaCTCTTGAAAAGAAGTACAAAACGGAAGATATTGGACTTAAGAAGTTTGTTGCCGTAAAGTTCTTGGACTTTAAAATGGTTGACAGTAAGTGTGTCATAACTCAAATTCAACAACTGCAAGTCATCGTTCATGACCTCCTTGCCGAAG GTATGATCAAAAATGAAGAGTTTCAAGTTGCGACATTTATTGAAAAGTTGCCTCCAATGTGGAAGGAATttaaaaactacttgaaacataAGCGCAAGGAGGTGAAGTTGGAAGACCTTATTGTTCACCTAAGGATTGAAGAGGACAACAAGGCTGCAGAAacgaagtctcgtggaaattcaacaataatgggtgCAAATATTATTGAGGAAGCTTCAAcgagcaaaaagagaaagaagtcgTCTGGACCAAAGAATTACCTGAGCAAAAAGAAGTTCAAAGGTAATTGCCACAATTGTGGAAAGGTTGGACACAAGGCTGCTGACTGCCGTGTACCAAAGAAGGACAAAAAGAAAAGCCAAGCAAACATGATtgagaaaaatgatgaaatagaCGTTTTATGtaccatgctttctgaatgcaacctagTCAGAAATCCTAGAGAATAG